In the genome of Cytophagia bacterium CHB2, the window TGGTGTTGAGCTCGGCGGGATTGCCAATGAATCAATCGTGCGCAACAGTTCCGCCGCTTCCAGCGTGTCGCTGGCTGCGGCTTCCACTTCGGCCGGCGGCGCTTTCGCTACGCCGCGTTGCGCGAGCGGAACGCCCGACACTTCCAGAGCCTGCGCCTGCTCCGCAGTGAGGTGGCGATGCAATTGCAGCAGCCAAAGGACCCGCTTCTGCATGCGCTGGCAGGCCTTCATCCGTTTATAAGGATTGAAGTATTTGGGATTCGGCAGCATGCCCGCCAGCAGTGAAGCCTCGGCCCAATCGAGATGAGCCGCGGATTTGCCGAAATAAAACCGCGCCGCCGCCTCTGCGCCATAAATGCCGTCGCCCCATTCGACGATATTGAGATACAACTCCAAGATCCGATCTTTCGAAAGCGTTTTTTCAATGCGGCGCGTGAGAATGATCTCACGTACTTTGCGGCGCAGGGTTTTTTGCTTGTGCAAAAACGCATTGCGCGCGAATTGCATCGTGATCGTGCTCGCGCCGCGCACGTAACGGCCTTTGGCGAGATTTTTCTCGAATGATTCTTTCATCATGTCGAGATTGAGGCCATCGTGCTGATAAAACAAATCGTCTTCACTGACGATGACGGCCTGTTTCAGCTTGTTCGAAATCTTTGAGGCCGGCGCCCAGAGCCGAATTGGCGACGTGAATCGCCGCTCCCAATTGATTTTGCCGGCTGGCGCCGTGGATTGCGGTTGATACGCGCGGATTTCCTCCGCACTCGGCAAGCCGTCGAAGATCAACCACCAACCGCCGCCGAACAA includes:
- the mtgA gene encoding monofunctional biosynthetic peptidoglycan transglycosylase codes for the protein MNSEVSQPFAGRNGSRFSPLRRLTPRQRRFYFIAIILTVLFGGGWWLIFDGLPSAEEIRAYQPQSTAPAGKINWERRFTSPIRLWAPASKISNKLKQAVIVSEDDLFYQHDGLNLDMMKESFEKNLAKGRYVRGASTITMQFARNAFLHKQKTLRRKVREIILTRRIEKTLSKDRILELYLNIVEWGDGIYGAEAAARFYFGKSAAHLDWAEASLLAGMLPNPKYFNPYKRMKACQRMQKRVLWLLQLHRHLTAEQAQALEVSGVPLAQRGVAKAPPAEVEAAASDTLEAAELLRTIDSLAIPPSSTPAAEIPQVIMTLDSTIDSLNAGAQSDSSALKN